Below is a genomic region from Henckelia pumila isolate YLH828 chromosome 3, ASM3356847v2, whole genome shotgun sequence.
TTGATCACTCCTTTAGAAGATCCTTCTCGGGGCTCTTTGTCTGGCCTTCGAGGTGTCATCTCCCGGGTTCTCGGAGGGTCGGGCCTATTGGGCCGTGTGATGTTGGGCCGTGGCACCCAGGGGCGCCCCCGCTGCTTCTTCTCCACATGCCTTGCTTCCTCTGGTACAGACTGTCCTTGCTCTGATATGAGCCTTCGGCACTCACTGGTGTCATGGGTGTTTACCCGATGTATCGAGCAACATTTTCCCGGCCTTTTTGGAGGTAACGGCTGGACAGTCGAGGAAGATTGCCCGGATAGCTCGGGGTCTGGAGCCTGCTTTGGCTGAGCAATAGAAAGCTTGCCTGGCTCACAATGCGGATGTGTTTGCCTGGTCTCCCAAAGAACTAACGGGAGTCACGGCTTATCTGGCTGAGCACAAGTTGAATATCCTCCCAGGATCCCGGCCCgtcaagcaaaagaaaagacacTTCGGGGCAGAAAAGGACAAGGTCATTGCCAAACAAGTCCTGGAGCTGTTGGAAGCAGGGCATGTCAAGGAGGTACAGTTTCCTACTTGGCTGTCTAAAGTGGTGCTGGTACCCAAGAGTACAGGGAAATGGAGAATGTGTATGGACTTCCGAGACTTAAACAAAGCCTGCCCCAAGGACTGCTATCCCATGCCCCGGATTGATCAATTGGTGGATTCCACCTCCGAGTATGAGCTGCTTTGATTTTTGCATGCTTACCAAGGATACCATCAGATTCCTCTAGCTAGGGAGAACCAGGATAAGGTTAGTTTTGTTACGTTAGGTGGAATATTTTGTTATCTGGTTATGCCTTTCGGGTTAAAAAATACAGGAGCCACCTATCAAAGGATGATGGATAAAGTCTTCCAAAATCAATTGGGCCGGAACGTGGAGGTGTATGTGGATGATATTCTGGTAAAGTCCAGGACCCGGGACCATTTTATTTCTGACTTGGAAGAAACCTTTGGTACCTTGTGAAGGTACGGGGTGAAGCTTAACCCGGCTAAGTGCGTGTTCGGAGTGAAGAGCAGGAAGTTTTTGGGATTTGTAGTGACTGAGAGAGGAATAGAGGTGAACCCGGAGAAGGTAAAGATCCTAAAGGAGATGCCATCACCCTCCTCAGTTAGGAAGTTGCAGCGGCTAACCGAAAGAATCACTGCCTTATCTCGTTTCATTTCTCGGTCTGCCCATCGGAGTCATACTTTCTTCCAGGTGTTGAGAAAGGCTCAGAAGTTCGGATGGAGTGGATTGTGAACGGGCTTTCCAGGAGATGAAGGAGCATCTGGCAAATCTGCCCATTTTGGTTAAACCAGAACCGGGGGAGAAGTTATGGGTTTATATTTCCACGACAGAGTTTGCTGTAAGCACGGTGCTGATAAAAGAAGAGGGAGGAGATCAAAAGCCAGTTTATTATGTAAGCCATGCCCTGAAGGGGCCTGAAATTCGATACAGTGAAATGGAAAAGATGGCCCTGGCCCTCATCCTGACCGCCCGAAAGCTCCGGCCTTACTTCCTATCTCATCCGGTCACGGTCTTAACCAATAGCCCCTTGGGCCAAGTGATGACTCATCCGAATGCTTCAGGATGATTGGTAAAGTGGGCAGTGGAACTGGGAGAATAAGATGTGGAATACAGCCCTCGGGCGGCTATTAAAGCACAAGCTTTTTCTGACTTCCTGACCGAGGTCATCACCTTTGGTCAGGAAGAGGTGTGGAGAGTCTTTGTGGATGAGGCTAGCAGTATGGAAGGAAGCGGGGTGGGAGTAATCCTTATTTCTCCCACTCAGGAAAAGACCAAAGTTGCGATAAGGTTATCATCTTTTAGATCCAACAATGAAGCGGAGTATGAGGCAGTAATCTCAGGTTTGAAACTGGCCCGGGATGCGGGAGCAGGACACGTAATTTTGTATTCTGATTCTCAACTGGTGGTGCAGCAAGTCCGGGGAGCCTTTAGCATCAGGGATAAGAGATTACAAGAGTATGTGGGGCTTATCAAGTAACAGGGAGAAGAATTTTCTAGCTGGAGTATCGAACAAATTCCTAGAGAGCATAATGCTGAGGCAGATGCCCTAGCTAGGATGGCATCATCTCTAACTAGTATTGATAGTCGGGAGGTGATACAACAATCCGGATCGGTGATGGCTGTAGAGGAGAGAATATGAGAGGCCTTGGAAGGATCCTGGATGGCCCCCCTCGTTGAGTATCTGCAGACAGGGATCCGTCCCGAAGAGGAAGCACATGCCCGGAAGCTCAAAAGACAGGTAACTCGTTTTACCCTGGTTAATGAAAAATTATACCGGCGATCTTTTCTGGGTCCCTTGTTAAGGTGCCTGGCCAAGGAAGAAGTGGGTTATGTACTTCAAGAAATACATGAAGGCTGCTGCGGAGATCACGGAGGGGCTCTGAGCTTGGCCCGGCGTACCTTGTTAGCAGGATACTGGTGGCCCACCCTGCAGCAAGATGCCCGGCAGGTAGTCAAAACGTGTGAAGGGTGCCAAAGATTTGGGAACTTCTCTCATAAGCCAGCAGCAGAatcacagacggcgccaatgatgTGGTTATCATAAAATGAGTATCCGGGAGTGGGCAAATTCCTGGGTGGAAAAGATAGGTCAATACCTTATCAATTGAGAATTGAAGgttatttgaatatttgagAAAGTGAGTGTGTATGCGGAATAATGGTGAACCCGGAGATTCTCCTTAGGTCTCTTCTTATAGTCGCCCACTCGGGTCCTTAATGATTATTGGGTATGGGCTTACATCATAAAATGAGTACCCGAGAGTGGGCAAATTCCTGGGTGGAAAAGATAGGTCAATACCTTATCAATTGAGAATTGAAGgttatttgaatatttgagAAAGTGAGTGTGTATGCGGAATAATGGTGAACCCGGAGATtctccttaggtcccttcttaTAGTCGCCCACCCGGGTCCTTAATGATTATTGGGTATGGGCTTACTGACAGCCTGCAGGAGGATGGGATGTTTACCACGTGTGATTTAGACACCTCGTCACTTCCCGCAAGAGCCCATCCTGTTGGCACGTGGTTAACAATGATTTGGTCTGTGATTTGCATCTGTTACACTCCAAGTAAACGTGGCCGCTTCCTAGCCCTAAAGATAGAAAAACTCAGGTCCCACCGACCTCCTGGGATTCTCGAGGCCTTATCGGGTATTTTACACCCTCCGGGGTTTATTTATACCGGGTTGTCTTATACCCGGGTGACCCACTCTCCCGGGGTACTTTTCCACCGGGACATCAGATGGTGTTCTAGAAATTTTTAGGGTTTAAACTAAAAAGAATAGCCCGATCCACTTTGATTTATGAGTGAGAAGTGAGAAATCTCATTTGGAATTAGGCCAATTAGATTGAGCTAAGTTAGAAATTAGATTcgagatatatatatagagtttctttcaagtgttcACCCACCAtgtccaccaatgatgtgacactattctattggacctacaatttatcacatctttatcacatccaataaaatagtgccacatcattggtgggcatagTGGTGGGTATGGTatgtgggcacttgaaagaaactctatatatatatatatatatatatatatatatatatatatctttctattttttttattaagtgTGAGGAGTTATTCAAAATAATGAATATTAATACAATTTTGGAATATAAATTAGTAAAttttagaataaaaaaaataaataattcaataGTTTATACGTATTTCCGGAagctttataatttaattatttcatttcaaAAAAGATCATATAATACTTCTACATCTCAATTTCCGAgttccaacaaaaaaaaaatattttttttttaaataaaatctaaatCTTCTTTATGAAATTCTAACCTCTATATTGGATTGTTGCATTTTATTATTCCAACTAAAAATTAAtgacattaattatttatccgATACAAATTgcttattaaatatttg
It encodes:
- the LOC140888375 gene encoding uncharacterized protein; the protein is MKEHLANLPILVKPEPGEKLWVYISTTEFAVSTVLIKEEGGDQKPVYYVSHALKGPEIRYSEMEKMALALILTARKLRPYFLSHPVTVLTNSPLGQEEVWRVFVDEASSMEGSGVGVILISPTQEKTKVAIRLSSFRSNNEAEYEAVISGLKLARDAGAGHGEEFSSWSIEQIPREHNAEADALARMASSLTSIDSRETGIRPEEEAHARKLKRQVTRFTLVNEKLYRRSFLGPLLRCLAKEEVGYVLQEIHEGCCGDHGGALSLARRTLLAGYWWPTLQQDARQVVKTCEGCQRFGNFSHKPAAESQTAPMMWLS